The genomic stretch TAGGGTGTCTAGAATCGGTTTAGCCCGTTGATAGAGAGGAATCACAATATAAGAACCAATAATTGATTCCGCCAAGGAAGACATAGAAAGGGTAAAGGAGATAAAAGCTGCATTGAAGCCGATGAACTCCCCCGGTGATAACTGACTATGGCCTGCAGTGAGAGCATAAAAAATGATCATACTGGCAAGGAGGGGGAAAACATCATGAAAGGTCGTCAGCCAATTCCCTAGAATCCTCCTTTTATAGACGAATTGACGTTGTTCACTGAACCTCTCAGCCCATCGGTAAAAGGCTCTAACCTCAGCACCTGCAACACGAAACTTCGTGATACCGCCGATCAACTGCAGCATCATTCCTGAAATTCGATTCGAGATATCTAATATTTTTCGCTCATAGCCCACTTGCCGGTACCCCAAAAAAAACATGATGAGCAGTGCTACGGCCACTAAGATCGTGGCCACACCGGCGAGCTTGCGGTCATAATAAAACATTAAGACCAGAGTAAAAACTGAAAAGATACTAGACAGAACAGTATTTAAGGTGACACCCGAGAGAATTTTGCGAATCTGACTGATGCCCATTGCCCGCATTGCCAATTCACCCGCTGGAAACTGCTTGAAAAACGGCACTGGTAAACTCAGCAAGCGATCCCAAATAGCTGCCTGAATTGCTCCCTCCATTTTTCCCTCTATCCGCAAGGTCGCCATGCTGCGTACAAACTGAAAAATCATCGTTGCCAAGGCACTAGCTCCCAAAAAAAAGGCGATTTGGACTAAGTGCCCCCTCTCTCCTTCAGGAATAATGGTATTAAAGATGATTCCTGTGGCTAGAGGGATAGCTGTCCCTAAGATCCCACCCAAGATACCCATCAAGAAAATCATCAGGAAGTCCCTGCGCCAGCTATTTTCCCACCCTAAGTTTAGCAGGTCGCGGGCGGTGATTTTCTTTTCAGCAAAGGGACGATAGAAGACAAAGCCAAAGGCATCGATCTCCTGTGCTGTATCGCGATCAACAGTTCTGGTGACCCCTTGTGTATAATCATGAAGGAAATATTTTGTCGGTGCGGAAGGAATTAAGGCAATCGGTCGATGGTCTTTTTTCATATAACCCAGGAGAGGACCGCTATCTTTTGTATACCAATCACCGTGTAAGGCGACTTCCCTCACCCGCACCCGTGAGGCCCGAGCGATATCATCCAGATGCAGTTCTCTTCGGCTCCCTAGGACTTCTGGGGGGGCGACAATCTTCATCTGCATCGTTTGACCCACTAGGCGACAAGCATCCAGCAAGACATCTCCTGTCTGATCTGTTAAAGCCTTGGTTTCCACTTTTTCAGTAATTGCCGCTAACTTCGAGATGGCGGTATCCATCAATCGTCGATCGGATTTACTTTTCTCCTCCAGCCGCTTTTCCTCAGATTCCCTTTTTTTGTCCCAGAGATTGCTTGCTGCTTGCACAACTTGCGAATGGTATCCTGCACGAAGTGAATCCTTGATTAAATACTCATACACAGATATGAATCCTTCAGCTGTAGAAGCGACCTCATCCTGAGAAGATCCGAGATCGAAAGCAGTCTTTGCCTTCTGAGAGATGTCTTCGCGTCCACTAATCTGAGCTAAACTATGAAGCCATTGGCCTATAGCCTTGTTAATCATCTCTGAGATTTCTTTGTCCGCTCCTCGTTGTTCACTAAGGGCTAGACCTTGTAGTTCTTCATGAGCTGTTCCCTGGAATTTCTTATGGGCTTCCTCGTCAGCTTCTTCGCTGTCCATAAGTAGCCCTGTTAGTTGCCTGATGTCAAATCTCAGTAGACTCGAACCCAATAGCCCTGAGACCAACAAGCCTTTTTTGTGAGGGGTACCTTCAGGAGTTATTCCAAAAAGCCAATCGCCAGGACAGGCTTCAAATAAGAAGGTTTTGGTCCCTGTCTGTAGCTCTTCATCCATAGTCGATAAAAAGACAGCCGCCTTCCCCTGCTCCACTATCCAAATATAGTGGTCTTCATGAAGAAACAGTGATTTTTGGCCATCCAGAGGTATTCTCACACCCTCTTGTTTAAAGAAATCCCAGTTATTCATCTCACTCACCTGCCGATCACGACTGTTTATTTTTCTTCGTCCCCACTTTAACCTGTGGCGATCAGTTTGGCATAAGTCCCTGCGGCCTCATATAGCGACTCATGGTTTCCTCGCTCAATAATCTTCCCCTTTTCCAGCACAATGATCTCGTCACAATCCCGTATCGTACTAAGGCGATGAGCAACAATGATACAAGTGCACCCCCGGTAACGAATATGTTCATCTACGTTTTTCTCCGTTATTGGATCTAGGGCACTGGTAGCTTCATCCATAATTAGAATAACTGGATTTCCGGCTAAAGCTCTGGCAATCTCCAGCCTCTGCCTTTGACCTCCGCTATAATTTTTACCGCCCTCTTCCACTATTTGCTCATAGCCCCCTGACCGAGCAGTAATATCATCATGAATACAGGCATCCTTAGCAGCCCGGATCATCTCGAACTCTGAAAGGGTTCCATCCCAGAGGGTAATGTTTTCCTTGACTGTTCCATGAAACATACAAATCTCTTGATCCACCATCGCTAAAGAATTGCTAATCACTTCCTTGGGGAAAGAGGAACGGGGTTGCCCATCAAAAAGAATCTCACCGGACCAAGGATTGTGGATACCGGCGATGATTTTGGCGATGGTCGATTTGCCGCTACCGGAGCCGCCGACTAAAGCTACCCGCGACCCGGGTCTTAGACTTAAACTGAAATCTTCAATTAAGGGCGGTTCCAAAATACTATAGCCAAAGGTAATGTTCTTAAGCTCCACATAGCCTGAGAGCTTATGCCCCATCGAAAGCGGCGCGTTCGCGCTAGCTTCTCCTTCGTGACTCTCGTGGACGCTTTGCTCCCGATCGAGTGGATATTTTAAAACATCGTCTAAGCGATTCATCTCGCCTTCCATTTCCTGAAGCTCAGCTCCGAGTCCCACCAGTCCGGTGACGGGCATCATAAAGCTACTCATCAAGCTTTGGAAAGCCACCAGCATGCCGATGGTCATTTGGCCATCGAGAATCAAAAAGCCACCAATCACTAAGACGAGGGCGTTATTGATGCCAGTTAAAAAACTGGGGAATACAGATAGAAACTGAGAAGAAACCCCTAGCTCCTGTTCTGCATTGAGCAATTTTGCCTGATATCCCGACCATTGGGCAAAGAAGTTAGCTTCCGAGCCTGTGGCTTTGAGGGTCTCGATAATTTGCAGACCCGCCATACTTGAGCCGAGCAGTTTTCCCTCATCTTGCAGTAATTTGCGGTTCAGATCGACCCTTCGGGCAGATACCGCAATCAAATAGAATACATTAATCAAAGCAATTGCCAAACCTACTAAGGCTAAAATCCAGCTATAGCTGAGCATTAACGCAAAGTAAAAGATAATCATGAGGACATTCAGTGCCGTAGTGGCTAGTTTCCCTGACAAGAGCTTCGCTACCTTATCATTGCTTTGTATCCTGGAAGTGATATCACCGGCGGCGCGCTGGGAAAAGAATTCACTGGGTAGACGAAAAATGTGCCACAGAAACTGACCGGAGGTGGCTAAGGCAATCTTCGTTTCTAATCTAAGCAAATAATACTGCTGCATCCAAGTCAGAACTCCTCTGAGCATTGCCGTAATGCCCATGCCCAGCAACAAGGGTAGCATCCAAGAATCGAGACCGCCCAACAAAATATCATCGACAAATACTCTGGAAAACACGGGTATTACTAAGCCGGGAATAACTAGGGCCAGACCCAGCAGAATGATATAGGTTAAAGCTTTCTCCGAACCTTTAAGCCTTTTCTTTAAGGCAGTGCTTATATTTGGTTTCTTATTATCCTTTTGAAATTCAGGGGTTGGTGTGAAGGAGAGGACAATGCCCGTAAAGGATTGGTTAAATTCTTCTTCGGATACGACCCTCCTGCCTGCTGCCGGATCATTCAAGTATACTTTTCCTTTATGAAAGCCTTCCAGAACGAGGAAGTGGCTAAAATTCCAGTGGATGACCAGGGGCAGGGGCATCCCACGCAAAGCATCCGGTTCTTTTCGGTAACCCTTCGCTTCCAGACCATGACCCCGGGCAGCCTTCAGGAGATTACTGGCTTTACTCCCATCCCGGGAAACACCACAATCAATTCTCAATTCCTCCAAGGTAATAT from Desulfitobacterium dichloroeliminans LMG P-21439 encodes the following:
- a CDS encoding NHLP bacteriocin export ABC transporter permease/ATPase subunit, with the protein product MNNWDFFKQEGVRIPLDGQKSLFLHEDHYIWIVEQGKAAVFLSTMDEELQTGTKTFLFEACPGDWLFGITPEGTPHKKGLLVSGLLGSSLLRFDIRQLTGLLMDSEEADEEAHKKFQGTAHEELQGLALSEQRGADKEISEMINKAIGQWLHSLAQISGREDISQKAKTAFDLGSSQDEVASTAEGFISVYEYLIKDSLRAGYHSQVVQAASNLWDKKRESEEKRLEEKSKSDRRLMDTAISKLAAITEKVETKALTDQTGDVLLDACRLVGQTMQMKIVAPPEVLGSRRELHLDDIARASRVRVREVALHGDWYTKDSGPLLGYMKKDHRPIALIPSAPTKYFLHDYTQGVTRTVDRDTAQEIDAFGFVFYRPFAEKKITARDLLNLGWENSWRRDFLMIFLMGILGGILGTAIPLATGIIFNTIIPEGERGHLVQIAFFLGASALATMIFQFVRSMATLRIEGKMEGAIQAAIWDRLLSLPVPFFKQFPAGELAMRAMGISQIRKILSGVTLNTVLSSIFSVFTLVLMFYYDRKLAGVATILVAVALLIMFFLGYRQVGYERKILDISNRISGMMLQLIGGITKFRVAGAEVRAFYRWAERFSEQRQFVYKRRILGNWLTTFHDVFPLLASMIIFYALTAGHSQLSPGEFIGFNAAFISFTLSMSSLAESIIGSYIVIPLYQRAKPILDTLPEYDETKITPVPLRGSIEMDHISFRYKEDGPLVLKDISLQIKEGDYVALVGTSGCGKSTLLRILLGFEKPETGNIYYDGQDLEKVDIRSIRKQLGVVLQNGQLMSGNIFTNIVGANPYLTIDDAWAAARMAGIEEDIQAMPMGMHTMISEGASTISGGQKQRLMIARAIVNQPKILFFDEATSALDNRTQAIVSQSLDRMKVTRIVIAHRLSTIINCNMIIVMDQGRIVESGTYDELMSNSGVFANLVHRQLA
- a CDS encoding NHLP family bacteriocin export ABC transporter peptidase/permease/ATPase subunit; translation: MVKQKIVKVPTVLQMEAVECGAASLAMILAYYGKYITLEELRIDCGVSRDGSKASNLLKAARGHGLEAKGYRKEPDALRGMPLPLVIHWNFSHFLVLEGFHKGKVYLNDPAAGRRVVSEEEFNQSFTGIVLSFTPTPEFQKDNKKPNISTALKKRLKGSEKALTYIILLGLALVIPGLVIPVFSRVFVDDILLGGLDSWMLPLLLGMGITAMLRGVLTWMQQYYLLRLETKIALATSGQFLWHIFRLPSEFFSQRAAGDITSRIQSNDKVAKLLSGKLATTALNVLMIIFYFALMLSYSWILALVGLAIALINVFYLIAVSARRVDLNRKLLQDEGKLLGSSMAGLQIIETLKATGSEANFFAQWSGYQAKLLNAEQELGVSSQFLSVFPSFLTGINNALVLVIGGFLILDGQMTIGMLVAFQSLMSSFMMPVTGLVGLGAELQEMEGEMNRLDDVLKYPLDREQSVHESHEGEASANAPLSMGHKLSGYVELKNITFGYSILEPPLIEDFSLSLRPGSRVALVGGSGSGKSTIAKIIAGIHNPWSGEILFDGQPRSSFPKEVISNSLAMVDQEICMFHGTVKENITLWDGTLSEFEMIRAAKDACIHDDITARSGGYEQIVEEGGKNYSGGQRQRLEIARALAGNPVILIMDEATSALDPITEKNVDEHIRYRGCTCIIVAHRLSTIRDCDEIIVLEKGKIIERGNHESLYEAAGTYAKLIATG